From one Humulus lupulus chromosome 8, drHumLupu1.1, whole genome shotgun sequence genomic stretch:
- the LOC133798596 gene encoding protein LONG AFTER FAR-RED 3-like: MTLFLHRHRSAQSISASRSSEVWLPRTDGHMGLANSVALKLVGIDNSSKDSDGGTIMRTVTRDSTSEVQKKILFGRL, from the exons ATGACTCTCTTCCTCCATCGTCATCGCTCAGCTCAGTCCATCTCTGCTTCTCGGTCCAGTGAG GTTTGGTTACCAAGAACTGATGGTCATATGGGCTTGGCAAATTCAGTGGCACTAAAGTTGGTTGGGATTGATAATTCATCAAAAGATTCAGATGGCGGAACAATTATGAGAACTGTGACTCGAG attcaaccagtgaagtgcaaaagaaaatcttaTTTGGAAGGCTTTGA